A single genomic interval of Camelina sativa cultivar DH55 chromosome 11, Cs, whole genome shotgun sequence harbors:
- the LOC104726031 gene encoding CASP-like protein 2D1, with translation MRDNNNTREGERISSLKQQPQQVPMSLKLIDSCLRLSLVPLSFATIWLTVTNHESNPDYGSLDYNSIMGLKYMVGVSAISAIYAIFSTVFSWVSCLVSKAWLFFVPDQVLAYVMTTSVAGATEIVYLLNKGDKIVAWSEMCSSYPHYCSKLTIALGLHVFVLFFFLFLSVISAYRAFSPFDPPCDSQTNIDA, from the exons AtgagagacaacaacaacacaagagaAGGGGAGAGAATCAGTTCTTTAAAGCAGCAACCACAACAAGTTCCTATGTCTTTGAAGCTCATAGATTCATGTCTAAGGCTAAGTCTGGTTCCTCTCAGTTTTGCTACCATCTGGTTAACTGTCACTAACCACGAATCCAACCCTGACTATGGCAGCTTAGACTACAACTCCATCATGGGTCTCaa GTATATGGTTGGTGTGAGTGCCATATCTGCTATTTATGCTATTTTCTCTACTGTTTTTTCATGGGTCTCATGTTTAGTCTCCAAAGCTTGGCTCTTCTTTGTTCCTGaccag GTTTTAGCCTATGTGATGACAACATCAGTAGCAGGAGCAACAGAGATAGTGTACTTACTTAACAAAGGAGACAAAATAGTGGCATGGAGTGAAATGTGTTCTTCTTATCCACATTATTGTTCAAAACTCACAATTGCTTTGGGGCTTCATgtctttgttcttttctttttcttattcctCTCTGTCATTTCTGCTTACAGAGCTTTTAGTCCTTTTGATCCTCCTTGTGATTCTCAAACCAATATCGATGCTTGA
- the LOC104726032 gene encoding peroxisome biogenesis factor 10-like, which produces MGSYNHELLASSTTVSDRFFNRCLVREKTTNERIHLKASQVESDSCSFVVTYQPRLQVRNENLDGHEMKSVIERRLHQEIKLEDSIPKLFLDSQETCVEHVMIILSAMPLSHSLQERLVRYISLESVNFHRSRGGRGGLMIEVDVKVDEEQWVKCDCTCTDKGSTCRQVPETDCPICLNELSGPMGRVELSCSHHFHRDCIMMWLGNNKSCPICRTNAIGQTVSLY; this is translated from the coding sequence ATGGGCAGCTACAACCATGAACTTCTTGCTAGCTCAACGACCGTTTCTGATCGATTCTTCAACCGTTGCCTTGTCCGGGAAAAGACCACAAACGAACGCATTCATCTCAAAGCTTCTCAGGTCGAATCAGATTCGTGTTCCTTCGTCGTCACTTACCAGCCGCGTCTCCAGGTTCGTAACGAGAATCTCGACGGACACGAGATGAAGTCCGTCATCGAACGTCGTCTCCATCAAGAAATCAAACTCGAAGACAGCATCCCAAAACTGTTTCTTGACTCCCAAGAGACATGCGTTGAGCACGTCATGATCATCTTGTCGGCGATGCCCCTATCGCACTCTCTCCAAGAACGTCTTGTCCGTTACATCTCACTCGAATCCGTTAACTTCCACAGAAGCCGCGGCGGAAGAGGAGGTTTGATGATAGAAGTTGACGTCAAAGTCGACGAGGAACAATGGGTGAAGTGTGATTGCACTTGTACAGACAAGGGTAGTACTTGTCGTCAGGTCCCGGAGACGGATTGTCCGATATGCTTAAATGAGTTATCTGGTCCGATGGGTCGCGTAGAGTTGTCATGCTCCCACCACTTTCATAGAGACTGTATTATGATGTGGCTGGGAAACAACAAGTCTTGTCCTATCTGCCGTACCAACGCCATCGGCCAAACCGTTTCTCTCTATTAA